Below is a genomic region from Rhododendron vialii isolate Sample 1 chromosome 5a, ASM3025357v1.
gaagaattgAGTATTGAGTGCTTTTGATTGGTATGATTGATGTTGTGCATCGTTCCAGTGCTGTGACATTTTGATGTTCTTATATTTCTAATCTTCCAGAGTGAATGTCACTGTTGGGGAGATAGAAGAAAGGATGATGATGACGGGAATGCATGCTGTTTGTGTTATTATGGCTATTTGTAATGTTATTCTTTTCAGGAAAAGTATGGTGCGGCCAATGGAGAGAGCCATATCAAGAAAAGTATCAACACATCCCAGTCCTTGGTTGATCCGAAACAAGTATCAACACATCCCAGTCTTGCAGTCAATGACTATATGGGATCACTTGATGGGGGAgcatatcaaaaaaagaaatcatcTCATCATGCAACTGTAAAGGATAGCTCAACTCTTGCGAAAGTTAGCTATGGGACCAATAGCTTTGCCAAAATTAGTGGAGACTCGAAAAGGCAGTGAAAGAGATTGAAGctattcaagtcaatcaaaggCCAAGGAAAATGATCAAATTTGTTGTAGTTTGGAATATCAATATGTACTAAGCTTTGTAATATCAAGTTGTATTATTGCAAAACGTAACTTCGTATGTAATTGATAATTGTGATGAGAACAGCCTGGCGTGGGTTTTAAATTTATTGTATTATGGTTTTCATTGTGAAATGATAATTTGGcaatagattttggttatgaATGTGGCTAGTGAATAGTGATTTAGAATGAGAAATGCCCGGGGTGAGCTCGTGCGAAATCTCATGTTGTTTCTATTGTTGTTATTGCTATACTGATTGAGACGCGAGACGTTGGGCTAGGACCAAAAAACAGGGGAGACCATGCCAAATtttttcaagaaccaaataCAGTAGCATGATAATGTCGAATAGAATCTCATGTTCAATAATATCATGATCTCAACATGTCAATTTGACATTCTAACATGTCTATGTCcattttcattaataaaaaagaataacCCATCGTCATTAAATAAGTCAACAAGAAATAGAAATCTCCAAACCATCAACCTCATGAAAGGTCATTACAAGGACACCAAAGGGGACACAAGACACAAAAGGGGGTACAGGACATAGGACACGATATAAAACAATACAAGCAAATGAACTACTCTTCAACATTATCCGGTGCATTCATCATTTGCGTATAACTTTGTTGTCCCCCGCATCCTTGCCATTGAGTTTCAAGCATACTTGGTTGTGGTCCTCCCTAATATTGACCTTGAGCTTCCAAAATACCTGATTGTCCTCCTCCCCAACCTTGACTACCCGCAATAGTTGATTGACCCATCCAAACTTGACCATTTAATAAGCTTTGTGAACTTGGAAAAAAAGGCATAAATTGGTTCAAGCATGTTCCGGTGGGGCACAGAGTTGGGGAAAATAGAAAGATGCTTCTGCTTTGTGCCATATTTGGTTGCATAGGATGGGGCATTATGTTTGGCCACATTGAGTTTCCCATGTAGCTTGGGTGGCCCTGGCCATTAAAACAAAGGAATTTTGAATAATAATTACATGACACATGAAATTAtgcaattaaaaataaaatttcttacaTTTACAATACTCTTTTGTGTCCCAATATGGTGGCTAACCGCAATCTCCTCAACCTTCTGAAATTAGCAAATAATATAACTATTACATTCATCGAACAAATCTATATGTCCATATTAACTAGCAAGGAACAAATCGTAAAAAACTTATACCTTGGATTTTTCGTTGGACAATGGCTTTTTAGATGTTTGTCTTTTCTTCTTAACAGGCTTAACATCTTTTTCCACAGCACCGATCTTTCTTTTGCATGGTAGTCTCCCTTTTCGTCGAAGACCTTTCGGGTCAAGTATGTTTATGCTCTGTTTAGAAGGTATAACCCCATCTCCAAgtgaaaaagaaatattatgAGTACCTATGCATCACCAAGTGAAACCACATTACTTTCACAAACAACCGAATCTTCCATCAACTCTCGTTTTAGCTTGTGTACCCGTTTCATCACCATACCATACTTCTCTTGAGATTCTTCCACTAAATCAGCAACTTCATTAAAGATATTGCACGTGTTGTGATGCCGACATGCTTCAATTGACGTTGACGACTTATCATAACAAATTTGACCTTTTGTGTGGaccattttcacatttttacaCCATCTTCTCAACACATACTTGTCAGACACTCTTTCAATTCCCTTTTGATGCCACACAAATAGTTGATGTTTACACACCATTCCTCTATACTCGAACAATCTACAATTACAATGTGTTTCATTGGTTTCAGTATTGAAATCAACAGTAAATGACACTTGaatcctctttttctcttctccttccccATATGTAACCCACTCATTTATCTCATGTTCAGACACAATACCATCAACTTTTGCCGGCTTATCACAGAAATAGTGAATTTTATCGAAAAATTGTTTCTAGAACTCCTTGACCTTTGCATGCGTATAAACACTTTGAAATTGCTTCTCCAACTCATCTTCAGTCGTTAACGGGATgaaagtgttccaaattttcaCATCTGCTTGATTTTCACTTTCCACCTTATTCCCCAATGCATTTTCATATTGTCCTACAAATTGTTTCAAGGTCGTCTTTGAATGAATGTAGCCATCAAAATATGCATTTATATTCTTGCTTCTTTGTGTGGATGACATCCCCGCCCAAAACACATCGTTCAAATAAGCAGGCACCCACTGTTTCCTCTCCAAATATAACCCCTCTAACCATGTGTTACTTTGAAGCTTATACTTCTTGATGAACACGTCCCAAGCATCCTCAAATTGTTTTATGGTAAGTGAAGTATAAACTGCCCTGCACATACACTAACTAATATTCTTATAGGCGTTGCATCCATTCAACTTTTCtaggattttttttcataatatgcCATATGCACCACCGATGTCTGGTGTTAGGGAATATATCTTCTATAGCATTCTTCATGGCCATACATTGGTCGATAATAATTGCTTTCGGAGCACAACCCCACATGCTTGTCTTCCAAGTCTGAAATAACCTCGAAAATGACTCCGTGTCTTCGTGAGAGATAAGCCCACATCCCAATAAAACAGACTGGCCATGATGATTCACGCCTACAAACGGAGCAAAAGGCATGTCATGTCTGTTTACCAAGTAACTTGTGTCAAAGGTCACAATATCACCGAACTCCTGACAAGCTGTCATACTCCTTGCATCAGCCCAGAATACATTCCTTAGTCGACCTTCATCATCCAAATCCATTGCAAAAAAGAAGTTAGAATTGTCGGCTTTCATCTTCATGAAATAATTGTGCATCGCCTGAGCATCTCCTTCCATAAGTAGTGAACGTCGTACTTTATCCACATGATTTCGGCAATTTTTCTGGATATATGGAAGCTTACCAGGTCCCCCAGCCTCAATCTGAAGTGAGGTATAAATCTGGTTCAGATTGATCCTAGCTTTATCATTCAATTCAAGTCTTCTTTTTATGAGTTCATCGAGTACCCTATTGTTCCTCAAATACCTTGCCTTTCTCGGGCTCTAGTCATGATTGTGATCTAAAGAAACCCGGTTTAACCTCCACTTTCCATTCGGGTGCAACACAACGGTAACATGAGCTTgacaatcaattttttattgtgGCCGTGGTTTGGCCGGGTTGCTTGTTGTCACCCTTGCCTTTCCAGCATGACTGCATGCTATAGTTACATCCTTCAACTTTccatcttttccctttcttgatGATCTTTTTGCCACAGCAAACCCTTTTTCTTTAGTATATCTTGAGTAATACGAATAAGCTTCCTCCGATGTGTCAAATGTCATTCCCTCTTTcggttcttcaactccatcttcaCAATTTTCTGTTGCCTCCTTCCCAACTCTACTAGTATCTATTTCATCACAATCTTCACTCCatacctcttcttcttctacacACTCTTTGTTTGGAGGCATCACCAACGCAACAGAATCCGACGACATCATCTATTGGTAAATAAAATGAGACAATTATACAGAGATATAATCAACTGACAATGCAATGAATAAAGTGAACAATAATATAAAATACAAGAAGCTAGAACCATTTGACATGCATGCAACTTGTTATCAACACTTAGtatttgaaagggaaaaaaaaacaagaatgtgGATGAGAACAAGAACAGCTACCCATTAGTATTTACAACCAAAGCATCCAGCAAATCACATTTAAAGAGAGTTAACTTTTATAAGAAAATCACATTCAGCAACCATAGCATCCAACAACCacccacctttttttttcttctctttttttactACCCTCAAACATCATGATCGCAGTTACTACTAAAGAAAGTTAACTTCTATAAATCAAAGTGACAACATGTTATATGTGGGCATGCAAACAAGTACGTCCAAAAGCCAACACTTCTCTGTACGCGTCCCAATCAGTCTCATGTTCCTGCCAAATTAGTCTCTAATCCTCATATACAAGCATAATCGAGGGCAAAATTTACTCATGAAAGTTGATTCCATCAGAAGGTATGGAGGGATCAGTAATGTCAAACAAAATCTTTCTGCAAACTTCTAATTGAAATCTAAGGATATAAATTTGTGCCTAAAAGTTATTACGGGTGAACAAAATAGGAGTATCAGTTgctaaaatatttgaatttattCGAACCCTATCAATGAAAGTAATCTGACCATACGAAACTACTCCattgagagagaggaaatggtGTAATGGATGTAAGTTACATCAGATTTGTGCTAATTGGAATGTATATAGCTAGTGTTACAAGCCTATGGCAATCCAAATAAACAATTTTCTTCATAAAAGTAGAGATTCTGAAGGGCAATTGAGACAATGGGATTGGGGAACGAATAGTAAAGAATTTGTTCCCAATGAGACCTAACCCAAAAGCACGAGAGATAGAGAGACCTTCGTGGTGGGGGTAAGTTCTCCGAAATCAGTGGTGGCAGTCGCCGGAGGTGAGGGAGCTCTGGGGTTAGGTTGTGGtggtcgccggtggtggtgggaaGAGTATCCGTATGGGGTCGaaa
It encodes:
- the LOC131327601 gene encoding protein FAR-RED IMPAIRED RESPONSE 1-like, with protein sequence MSSDSVALVMPPNKECVEEEEVWSEDCDEIDTSRVGKEATENCEDGVEEPKEGMTFDTSEEAYSYYSRYTKEKGFAVAKRSSRKGKDGKLKDVTIACSHAGKIEAGGPGKLPYIQKNCRNHVDKVRRSLLMEGDAQAMHNYFMKMKADNSNFFFAMDLDDEGRLRNVFWADARSMTACQEFGDIVTFDTSYLVNRHDMPFAPFVGVNHHGQSVLLGCGLISHEDTESFSRLFQTWKTSMWGCAPKAIIIDQCMAMKNAIEDIFPNTRHRAVYTSLTIKQFEDAWDVFIKKYKLQSNTWLEGLYLERKQWVPAYLNDVFWAGMSSTQRSKNINAYFDGYIHSKTTLKQFVGQYENALGNKVESENQADVKIWNTFIPLTTEDELEKQFQSVYTHAKVKEF